From the Vicinamibacteria bacterium genome, the window AGCTCGTCCAGGTGGAAGCGGTCGGCAACTACGCGCTCGCGCCGACCTGGGGAGACGGCCACAACACCGGCATCTACAGCTTCCGCTTGCTGCGGGCGCTCTGCCCCTGCCCCGCCTGCGGGGGGGAGAAGCGCTGACTCAAGGCAACACCCGAAAGCGCGTCCGCTCCCGCACCGCCTCCACCGCACGCGCGTAGTCGGGCGAATCGAGGTAGCCCTTAAGCCCCCGGGTGAGGGGGGACACCATCTCTCCTGGCTCCCAAGCCGCCCGCCCCTCCCCCGCCTCCTCCACCCGCCCCTCCTCGAGCGCGGCCGAGGCGTCGGCCACGGAGAGCGCGCCCAGATCGCGGGCCAGGGCCTCGAAACGCCCCTCCCGGGCGGGGGAGATAAAGCGAAAGGCGCGGCGGTAGAAGGCGGCGTTGTGAAAGTACTGGGGGTAGTTGACGAGGCCGTCCTTCCCCCACTCCTCCGCCCAGAGCAGAAGGCGCTCGTAGAACCGGCGGGAGAGGCCGAGGCCGGGGTAGCGCTGACCGGGAAGGCGCGGCCGGTCGGGGGTGAAGGCGGCCGCCGGGTCTTGGAGGGAGAGCCAGCGCATGGAGAGGAAGGACAAGAGCTCCAGGCCGAGCCGGAAGAGCCCGGGCTCCTTGAGAAGGGCGGAGGCCTCGGCGAGCCGGAGGTCCACGAGCGTCGCCCGGGCGTCCCCGGACAGGATCCGAAGCCGGTGCTCCCCGCCCTCGATGCTGGTCCGGAGGAGAACGTCGCCGTAGCCCCGCGCGGCAAGCCCGGCCAGGATCCCCGCCTCCTCCATTTCGTGGCGCACGGTGGCGGGGTCCAGGCGCCCCAGGAAGAGCTTGTTCCCGAGGGGGGGCACCTCGACCTCAGCCGGCCGCAGGTCGATGAAGGGCGGCCGCGGCTTCATGCCGGTTCCAGGTGGACCACCACGTCGACGATGTCCTGCCGCGCCTGGGTGAGCGCCCGCTCGATGCGGTTGGCGACCTCATGGGCGGCCCGAAGCGTCAAGTCCCCGTCCAGCTGGACCACGAGGTCGACATACACGGCGTCTGCGCTTCCCCGCGTGCGGACCTCCCGGATGTCCCGGACCTCCCTCATCCCGGCCAGGAGGGCGGCGATCATCTCGGGGGGGATGGCGGCCCGGTCGGTGAGGACGTGGAAAGCGCCCACCAGGATCTTGACCGCTTGCCACGCGATCACGGCGGCGATGGCCACCGCCACCGCCGCGTCCGCCCAGGGCAGGCGGGCTTTGGCTCCCGCGAAGGAGGCGATCACCCCCAAGGAGGTGTAGAGATCGGCGCGGGTGTGGGCGGAGTCGGCGAGGAGGAAATCGCTCCGGAGCCGCCGGCCTTCTCCTCGCTCGTAGACGACCACGAAGAGGTTCACGGCCATGGTCGCGATCATGACCGCCCAATTGAGGATGCCGATCTGGGGCAGCGTGGCCTGGGCGGCGTGCTCGAGGGCCCCCTGCACGACCCCGTAGGCTAGGGCCAAGAGCGCGGCCCCGATGAGGATGGTGGCCGCGTTCTCGAACTTGCGGTGACCGTAGGGGTGTCCGCGGTCGGGGGGGGCGTAGGAGAAAGAGGCCACCAGGAGGCCCAGAATGTTGTCCGCGCCGTCGAGGAGGCTATGGTAGCCGTCCGCCACCATGGACAGGCTTCCCGAGAGCGTGCCCACCAGGATCTTGCTCCCGCTGACCGCGAGGTTGAGGAGGAGGGTCAAGAGGAGAACCTTGCGGACGGCGCGGCTGCGGACGTCGGGCGAGGGGGGCGGCATCACTTCATCCGCGCGCCCTTCTCCTCGATCGAGAAGATCCAGCCCACCACCTTGCCGGGCTGGATGTACTCCTCCGGGCCCCAGAACTGGCGGTCGCGCAGGAAGCGCGACGAGGTCTCGTCGGGGGGAATCGCGCCCACTTCCCTCTCGATGCGCTCAAAGCGGTCCCTCCAGAGGGACATGTTCGCTTCCCGGAGGTCGACCCAGCCCGCACGCGCCCAGGCCTCCAGGCTCTCGGGCGTCACCGGGTGCGCCTCGGCGGGCGCGGAGACGGGGGGGATCTTGCACTCCGGACCCCGCAGCAGGCGTCCGTCGGGCAGGAGGATGGGGATGCCGATGGAAATGATTTCGGACCGGCGGGCGGGATCGCTCCTCAGGAGCTCGGCTACCCGTTGGGACATCTCGACGGGCGCGGCCGTGCGCACCCGGCCCATGGTCTCGTAGGCGCGGCGCAGGAGGTCGGCCTCGTGCAGGAGCTTGGATAGCCGCGGGGGGCCCAGGTTCTCGAAGGCCACGCTCCGCACCTGGTGTCGCTCCTCCTGCTCCCGGAGCTTCTCTAGAGCCCAGTGCCGCATGAGCCCCGCCCGGTAGGTGGGGCCCATGACCGCATTGTCGAGGGCGTTGATGACCTCGTGGCCGGTGTTGCCGCCCATCAGCTCCCGGGCCACCACGTCCGCGATCTCCTCCGGGGTCACGAACTCCATCTGCTCGCTGGTGGTGATGGCCGCGAACTCCTCCAGGGAGAAGATGCCGTTCTCGCCGGTGTCGATGAAGACGCTCTTCAGGGTCTGGCCGGTGGCGCGACCCCGCCGGGGGTCGAGGGGCGAGAATCGGTCCCCGGGGCGCAAGGTCTCGGCCTCCCCCGGCTCGGCGTCGTAGAGCGGGACCGGGCTCCCCCCCCGCAGGATCTCCCCGAACCCGATCCTCTTCCAAGCGATGGCGGCGGCGGGCTTGATCTCCTTGGTGATGGGTCCGCCGGGCGTCCGCGCCATCAGGAACAGGAGCAGGGTGTGGGCTCCCGCCAGCGCGCTCTTGGCGAGCAGCACCCGAGAGGGCTTCTCCTCGGAGTGGGTGTAGGGGATGTTGAGGCCCATCCCCCCCGTGCCCGAGGTGCCGATCTTGATGTAGGCCTTGGTCCCCGCCTTCACCATGGACTGGTAGAGCACTTGGACGTGGCGGATGAGCTGGGGCACGTAGTCCGTGACGAGCAGCATCTCCAGGCTCTCGCGCAGGTCGGTCCCCGCCTTCAGGGCCGCGTGGGCGAGCCGGCTCGTCTTGTATACGTCCTGGTAGGCGATCCCGGTGGCGGTGTTCACGGCATCCACGATCACGTCCGGGGTTAAGCCGGTGATGAGCTGGTGGAGATAGTAGGGAGCGGCCGCGGGCTCGGAGAGGGGCTCGATCAGGCTCTCGATGAGGCGGGCGCGGTGGGCGGGGTCGGCAAAGACCTCGCGCCGCGGCC encodes:
- a CDS encoding gamma-butyrobetaine hydroxylase-like domain-containing protein — encoded protein: MEAVGNYALAPTWGDGHNTGIYSFRLLRALCPCPACGGEKR
- a CDS encoding cation diffusion facilitator family transporter; amino-acid sequence: MPPPSPDVRSRAVRKVLLLTLLLNLAVSGSKILVGTLSGSLSMVADGYHSLLDGADNILGLLVASFSYAPPDRGHPYGHRKFENAATILIGAALLALAYGVVQGALEHAAQATLPQIGILNWAVMIATMAVNLFVVVYERGEGRRLRSDFLLADSAHTRADLYTSLGVIASFAGAKARLPWADAAVAVAIAAVIAWQAVKILVGAFHVLTDRAAIPPEMIAALLAGMREVRDIREVRTRGSADAVYVDLVVQLDGDLTLRAAHEVANRIERALTQARQDIVDVVVHLEPA
- a CDS encoding short-chain dehydrogenase, yielding MDPAGKHVLILGGYGLVGQAVARRLLRQHPRRLTLLSLKREEAEDAVRSLRPEAGTVELIPAWGDIFAFADVKDRPRREVFADPAHRARLIESLIEPLSEPAAAPYYLHQLITGLTPDVIVDAVNTATGIAYQDVYKTSRLAHAALKAGTDLRESLEMLLVTDYVPQLIRHVQVLYQSMVKAGTKAYIKIGTSGTGGMGLNIPYTHSEEKPSRVLLAKSALAGAHTLLLFLMARTPGGPITKEIKPAAAIAWKRIGFGEILRGGSPVPLYDAEPGEAETLRPGDRFSPLDPRRGRATGQTLKSVFIDTGENGIFSLEEFAAITTSEQMEFVTPEEIADVVARELMGGNTGHEVINALDNAVMGPTYRAGLMRHWALEKLREQEERHQVRSVAFENLGPPRLSKLLHEADLLRRAYETMGRVRTAAPVEMSQRVAELLRSDPARRSEIISIGIPILLPDGRLLRGPECKIPPVSAPAEAHPVTPESLEAWARAGWVDLREANMSLWRDRFERIEREVGAIPPDETSSRFLRDRQFWGPEEYIQPGKVVGWIFSIEEKGARMK